One window of the Anomaloglossus baeobatrachus isolate aAnoBae1 chromosome 12, aAnoBae1.hap1, whole genome shotgun sequence genome contains the following:
- the FAM177A1 gene encoding protein FAM177A1 isoform X2 gives MATGEVVVNGDREFESVELGDVRKKKKIPRRIIHFASGETMEEYSTDEEEELQEKRDLLPSVDPAKLTWGPYLWFYMLRVATSTLSVCDFLGEKIASVLGVSTPKYQYAIDEYYRMQKEVEEEEEENEMSEQAEKQYQEQQGQETSPQSEQPEAASSFVNISFVMEGDDSVNLAQKQELSAVPT, from the exons ATGGCTACTGGGGAG GTTGTCGTTAATGGAGACCGAGAGTTTGAAAGTGTGGAGCTCGGAGATGTacggaaaaagaaaaagattcctCGAAGAATAATTCACTTTGCTAGTGGTGAAACCATGGAGGAGTATAGTACGGACGAGGAAGAAGAGTTGCAGGAGAAAAGAGACCTTCTACCAAGTGTTGACCCA GCAAAGTTAACATGGGGACCATATCTCTGGTTCTATATGCTGAGAGTTGCCACCTCCACACTTTCAG TTTGCGACTTTCTAGGAGAAAAAATAGCATCGGTTTTGGGTGTTAGTACACCGAAGTACCAGTATGCGATTGACGAATATTACAGAATGCAGAAGGAG gttgaagaggaggaagaagagaatgAGATGTCGGAGCAGGCGGAGAAGCAGTACCAGGAGCAGCAGGGGCAGGAGACCAGCCCTCAGTCAGAGCAGCCGGAAGCCGCCAGCTCCTTTGTAAATATCAGTTTTGTAATGGAAGGAGATGACTCTGTAAACTTGGCCCAGAAGCAGGAACTATCCGCTGTCCCGACTTAG
- the FAM177A1 gene encoding protein FAM177A1 isoform X1 — MATGEVVVNGDREFESVELGDVRKKKKIPRRIIHFASGETMEEYSTDEEEELQEKRDLLPSVDPFLQAKLTWGPYLWFYMLRVATSTLSVCDFLGEKIASVLGVSTPKYQYAIDEYYRMQKEVEEEEEENEMSEQAEKQYQEQQGQETSPQSEQPEAASSFVNISFVMEGDDSVNLAQKQELSAVPT, encoded by the exons ATGGCTACTGGGGAG GTTGTCGTTAATGGAGACCGAGAGTTTGAAAGTGTGGAGCTCGGAGATGTacggaaaaagaaaaagattcctCGAAGAATAATTCACTTTGCTAGTGGTGAAACCATGGAGGAGTATAGTACGGACGAGGAAGAAGAGTTGCAGGAGAAAAGAGACCTTCTACCAAGTGTTGACCCA TTCTTGCAGGCAAAGTTAACATGGGGACCATATCTCTGGTTCTATATGCTGAGAGTTGCCACCTCCACACTTTCAG TTTGCGACTTTCTAGGAGAAAAAATAGCATCGGTTTTGGGTGTTAGTACACCGAAGTACCAGTATGCGATTGACGAATATTACAGAATGCAGAAGGAG gttgaagaggaggaagaagagaatgAGATGTCGGAGCAGGCGGAGAAGCAGTACCAGGAGCAGCAGGGGCAGGAGACCAGCCCTCAGTCAGAGCAGCCGGAAGCCGCCAGCTCCTTTGTAAATATCAGTTTTGTAATGGAAGGAGATGACTCTGTAAACTTGGCCCAGAAGCAGGAACTATCCGCTGTCCCGACTTAG